One genomic region from Chionomys nivalis chromosome 17, mChiNiv1.1, whole genome shotgun sequence encodes:
- the LOC130888403 gene encoding 60S ribosomal protein L37a-like, whose protein sequence is MEQWWSPNRPRIQYLFSPRGSRDVAKRTKKVGIVGKYGTRYGASLRKMVKKIEISQHAKYTCSFCGKTKMKRRAVGIWHCDSCMKAVAGGAWTYNTTSAVMVKSAIRRLKERKDQ, encoded by the exons ATGGAACAATGGTGGTCTCCCAATAGGCCAAGAATCCAGTATTTGTTCAGTCCAAGAG GTTCCCGAGACGTGGCAAAACGCACCAAGAAGGTCGGGATCGTCGGGAAATATGGTACCCgctatggtgcctccctccggaaaatggtgaagaaaattgaaatcagccagcacgccaagtacacgtgctccttctgtggcaagacCAAGATGAAGAGACGAGCCGTAGGCATCTGGCACTGTGATTCCTGCATGAAAGCAGTGGCTGGCGGGGCCTGGACCTACAACACGACTTCTGCCGTCATGGTGAAGTCCGCCATCAGAAGACTGAAGGAACGGAAAGACCAGTAG